One genomic window of Thermogemmata fonticola includes the following:
- a CDS encoding DUF3307 domain-containing protein, giving the protein MDDPRPILLLLYLVAGHALVDFALQSEAMALGKCPHAQHPAARAVPWYYWLAAHALLHGTAVGLVCQWMGLTPAGTLALALAETLAHALIDLGKCRGWYGIHRDQALHLLCKLLWWCLALGAFPSSGGL; this is encoded by the coding sequence ATGGATGATCCGCGGCCGATTCTGCTGCTGCTTTATCTGGTGGCGGGCCATGCGCTTGTGGATTTTGCTTTGCAAAGCGAGGCGATGGCCTTGGGCAAATGCCCGCATGCCCAGCATCCTGCCGCTCGTGCCGTCCCGTGGTACTACTGGCTGGCAGCACACGCCTTGCTGCATGGTACCGCAGTCGGCCTGGTGTGCCAGTGGATGGGCCTCACACCGGCTGGGACCTTAGCCTTGGCCTTGGCGGAAACCCTGGCCCATGCTCTGATCGATCTGGGCAAATGCCGCGGCTGGTACGGTATTCATCGGGATCAGGCCTTGCACCTGCTCTGCAAACTGCTCTGGTGGTGCCTGGCCTTGGGAGCGTTTCCATCCTCAGGAGGATTATGA
- a CDS encoding HlyD family efflux transporter periplasmic adaptor subunit: protein MLSLLWTLLLLATGGVAGYFLARFMPDAPSASPVSAPTGSPRIAALGRLEPAAGIVHVYGPVGDRIARLYPLAPGQSLQQGQPIAELASAEERQKQVALAELELQELQDRFDAAKQAGEAKIRAAEAEWQQAMAARDQDLAAQDARLEYLTQQLQVAEKSLERLEQLRASRVTVPAEEYDKARLAVAQAKAERQAAEALRRKTLLSYQHADKVGQARKAAAEQELREALARFPLQSAKARWDHARDQWERHRMVRAPISGQILHVQANPGQTITQEPLLTMADVSRMIVRTEVYEGDVERLRQALHHGSVLATIQAPALPRSLRGSVSDENVISRMISLNRVFSLDPRMDRDRRVVEVLVPLDPGDTNLAARFVNLQVTVLFELPASSAAELPKASEQ from the coding sequence ATGCTGTCCCTGCTATGGACCTTACTACTGTTGGCCACCGGCGGGGTCGCAGGTTATTTCCTGGCCCGGTTCATGCCGGACGCACCCAGTGCCTCGCCTGTCTCAGCACCAACGGGATCGCCCCGCATTGCGGCGCTGGGACGGTTGGAACCGGCTGCCGGCATCGTACACGTTTATGGCCCAGTCGGGGACCGGATCGCCCGCCTTTATCCCTTGGCTCCCGGCCAATCGCTTCAGCAGGGCCAGCCGATCGCGGAACTCGCCAGTGCGGAAGAACGCCAAAAGCAAGTGGCCCTAGCCGAACTCGAACTCCAGGAACTGCAAGATAGATTCGATGCCGCCAAACAGGCTGGTGAGGCGAAAATCCGAGCTGCGGAAGCAGAATGGCAGCAAGCGATGGCGGCCCGGGATCAGGATCTCGCGGCCCAGGACGCCCGCCTGGAGTATCTCACCCAGCAATTGCAGGTGGCGGAAAAGAGTTTGGAACGTTTGGAGCAACTCCGGGCCAGCCGCGTTACAGTCCCCGCGGAGGAATACGACAAGGCCCGGCTCGCTGTCGCGCAGGCCAAAGCAGAACGGCAAGCGGCGGAGGCGCTTCGGCGCAAGACACTCCTGTCCTACCAACACGCGGACAAAGTAGGCCAGGCGCGCAAAGCGGCGGCGGAACAGGAACTCCGCGAAGCCCTCGCCCGTTTCCCCCTGCAATCCGCTAAAGCCCGATGGGACCATGCCCGCGACCAATGGGAGCGTCACAGGATGGTCCGCGCTCCGATCAGCGGCCAGATTCTGCACGTGCAAGCTAACCCCGGACAAACAATCACTCAAGAACCCCTGCTGACAATGGCTGACGTGTCCCGCATGATCGTCCGAACGGAAGTTTACGAGGGAGATGTAGAACGCTTGCGGCAAGCCCTGCACCACGGCTCCGTGCTCGCGACGATTCAAGCTCCGGCTTTACCCCGCTCCCTCCGCGGCAGTGTGAGTGATGAGAACGTTATCTCGCGCATGATCTCCCTAAATCGCGTTTTCTCTCTTGATCCCCGTATGGATCGGGATCGGCGAGTCGTCGAAGTGCTCGTCCCCTTGGACCCCGGCGATACGAACCTGGCCGCCCGCTTTGTCAACCTGCAAGTCACCGTATTGTTCGAGTTGCCGGCTTCATCCGCCGCTGAATTGCCGAAGGCGAGCGAACAATGA
- a CDS encoding FtsX-like permease family protein: protein MRYAWLWAIRHLIHRRERTVTAATGIAFAAILMFLEMGFLGGVDRTATLLFDRLQFDLLITSSEYEDLSRTAGFPDQRLAQAAAVEGVGAVVPLSMGFAEWRMPQRRGWLRSPSGGEIMSIAVLAVPPEYLPQAFRIGPEGVFSTLAEAEEAAHLLARQKTFLFDRRSKAEYGSAEYWLEQSRSRNPQDPVLINGRSAVIAGTFSLGTGFSWNAMLLTSEGTFREFLPPVPDGVHFGLIQLSAGADPAAVQQQLQTRLPSDVRIWSREDITASERNYWVRLTSVGQFLVVAVVLVITVGVIFVYQMMAADIRSMLPEYATIKALGHTPGFATAMVLAQAGLLAALGFLPGWGIAAFLYSIARTYGGIPAEMTPLIIMAVAGLTVGMCLLSAILALRKVQTADPADLF, encoded by the coding sequence ATGAGGTATGCGTGGCTTTGGGCCATCCGACATCTGATCCACCGGCGGGAACGTACGGTAACAGCCGCTACAGGCATCGCTTTTGCTGCCATCCTGATGTTTCTGGAAATGGGCTTCCTCGGCGGAGTCGATCGCACGGCGACCTTGCTCTTCGACCGCTTGCAGTTCGATCTGCTGATCACCTCTTCAGAATACGAAGACCTCAGCCGCACGGCGGGGTTCCCGGATCAGCGGCTAGCTCAAGCGGCAGCAGTGGAGGGAGTGGGGGCGGTCGTGCCGCTGTCCATGGGCTTTGCCGAGTGGCGTATGCCGCAACGCCGTGGCTGGCTCCGTTCCCCCTCCGGCGGGGAAATTATGAGCATCGCCGTCTTGGCAGTGCCCCCGGAGTACCTCCCGCAGGCTTTCCGCATCGGCCCGGAGGGTGTCTTTTCCACCCTAGCGGAAGCGGAAGAAGCTGCCCATCTCTTGGCCCGCCAGAAGACGTTTCTGTTTGATCGGCGGAGCAAAGCGGAATACGGCTCGGCCGAGTACTGGCTGGAGCAATCCCGCAGCCGGAACCCGCAGGACCCCGTGCTGATCAATGGACGCTCTGCGGTCATAGCCGGCACGTTCTCCCTCGGTACAGGCTTCAGTTGGAACGCCATGCTTTTGACCAGCGAGGGCACATTCCGTGAGTTTTTGCCGCCAGTGCCTGATGGTGTTCACTTTGGCTTGATTCAACTGAGCGCCGGCGCCGATCCCGCCGCGGTTCAACAGCAACTCCAAACCCGCCTCCCTTCCGATGTCCGCATTTGGAGCCGCGAAGACATCACGGCCTCGGAGCGGAATTACTGGGTGAGGCTGACGTCCGTGGGCCAGTTTTTGGTGGTCGCGGTGGTTCTCGTCATCACCGTGGGTGTCATTTTCGTGTACCAGATGATGGCAGCAGACATTCGCTCCATGCTGCCGGAATACGCCACGATCAAAGCTTTGGGCCATACGCCGGGTTTCGCCACGGCCATGGTCCTTGCCCAGGCCGGCCTTCTCGCCGCTTTGGGCTTTCTCCCCGGTTGGGGAATTGCTGCTTTTCTCTATTCCATCGCGCGGACCTACGGCGGCATCCCGGCGGAAATGACTCCCCTCATTATCATGGCTGTCGCTGGATTGACCGTCGGGATGTGTCTTCTCTCGGCTATCCTCGCTTTGCGGAAAGTCCAGACGGCGGACCCGGCGGACCTGTTCTAG
- a CDS encoding FtsX-like permease family protein has translation MRLALLVAWRNLTCDPIRYGLYTLGIAFAVVLMGVQFGILRAMLESNTRLLRCLDADGVLIHPQRSSLMFRPAFPRRRLEQAHAVEGIDRVAPLYLDYQAGEWLATGVPRPERGPKRRIRVVGVDPAVAPLRGLDIPPDDWQSLQRPGTALYDRRARPDPQRRMPSVYGPLAEGCTAELTGQQLTLVGPGFSLGFDFAADGTLIVSEQTFARYLREPLAPPGTDPLEAVDLGLVWFQPEARREQVLDALRQLYAATPNVEVLTLKQLIEREERFWLANTPIGFAFGAGMILGFVVGLVICYQILTGNIADHLGQYATLRAIGHTPGFLRAVVTAEALLLAGSGLAVGIGIVAGVQSLLEEWTGMPFQLTLFRIVWLGGATIGMCWLSARLAARHVEKVDPADVF, from the coding sequence ATGCGGCTGGCTCTGCTCGTGGCCTGGCGAAATCTGACCTGCGATCCGATCCGATACGGGTTGTATACCCTGGGCATCGCCTTCGCGGTGGTGCTTATGGGGGTGCAATTCGGCATTCTCCGGGCAATGCTGGAGAGCAACACGCGCCTGTTGCGGTGCCTGGATGCGGATGGCGTGCTGATTCATCCGCAGCGCAGTTCTCTGATGTTCCGCCCAGCCTTTCCGCGCCGGCGGCTGGAACAGGCCCACGCTGTGGAGGGAATTGACCGCGTAGCGCCCCTGTATTTGGATTACCAGGCCGGAGAATGGCTGGCGACGGGGGTGCCGCGGCCGGAGCGGGGACCGAAGCGGCGCATCCGGGTGGTGGGGGTCGATCCCGCTGTGGCTCCCTTGCGGGGACTGGACATTCCCCCGGACGACTGGCAGAGCTTGCAACGGCCCGGTACCGCGTTGTACGACCGCCGGGCGCGGCCTGATCCCCAAAGGCGGATGCCGAGCGTCTATGGCCCCCTGGCGGAGGGATGCACCGCCGAGTTGACCGGCCAGCAACTGACCCTGGTCGGTCCGGGTTTTTCCCTGGGCTTCGACTTCGCCGCGGATGGTACCTTGATTGTCAGCGAGCAGACCTTCGCCCGTTACCTCCGGGAGCCATTGGCCCCGCCGGGTACCGATCCCCTGGAAGCGGTGGACCTGGGTCTGGTCTGGTTCCAACCGGAAGCGCGCCGGGAGCAGGTCCTCGACGCCCTCCGGCAGCTTTACGCAGCGACGCCCAATGTCGAGGTGCTGACCCTAAAGCAGCTCATCGAGCGAGAAGAGCGCTTCTGGCTGGCCAACACGCCCATCGGCTTCGCCTTCGGCGCCGGCATGATTCTGGGCTTCGTCGTGGGGTTGGTCATCTGTTATCAGATTCTCACAGGAAACATCGCCGATCATCTGGGCCAGTATGCGACGCTGCGAGCCATTGGGCACACGCCGGGTTTTCTCCGCGCCGTGGTGACTGCCGAGGCGTTGCTCCTGGCGGGAAGCGGTTTGGCTGTGGGAATCGGCATCGTAGCTGGAGTACAATCGTTACTAGAGGAATGGACCGGCATGCCGTTTCAGCTCACGCTATTTCGCATAGTGTGGTTGGGGGGCGCGACCATCGGCATGTGTTGGCTGTCTGCCCGTTTGGCTGCCCGACATGTGGAGAAGGTGGACCCCGCCGATGTCTTCTGA